The nucleotide window GCGGGGTTCGCGAGCCTGAACATCCACGGCCCTGGCAGCGCCTTCCCTAGGCGGCTTCTGCCCCGGCACAAGCACGATTCCGGCGGATTCGCCCTGCCTTCATGGCTTTGAAGTGTGAATAACTCGGTCTTCTGAAAAAATTGCTGTTGTCGAAAGCAGCCCTTTCCGATAAAAGATGATTTAACCCCCTCACCACTCACTCTCGAAACACACATGGCCTGGAAAATTCTGTCTGCTCTCGCCGCCGTTTGCCTTGCTGGCGCTTCCTTTTTCGCCTGGAAGAACCAGGAGCGTTTCAAAGCGGAAAAAGAACGTCTCTCTTATACAGAGTCGAACAAAGCCCGCGTGATCGAGCACAAAGCCAAAGCTGAGGAAGCAAAAACCAAGATACCTCAAGCTGTCGCAGACACCTCCAAGGAGCTCGAAACCACCAAGGCCCAAGTCGTCGATGCCGCTGCCAAAGCACAGGAGAAAGAGCAAGAACTCGCCGCTGTGAAAACCCAGCTCGAAGGCATTTCTAAAGTCGTCGCCGAACTGGACGCCAAGATCAAAGAAGCGGGCGACATCCCTGCCCTGCTAGCCCAGGTCAAAGACATGGAAGCCAAGAAAAAGGAGGCTGAAGGCAAGCTGGCCAACGAAACGCAGCGCCTCGCCAATGCACAAGAGATCGTCAAGAACCTGCAAGCCGCCACCAAAGCCGCCGAAGAGCGTGAAGCACGCGGTCGCAAAGGCATCGTGGAACCTGATTTCACCGCCAACGTCCAGCAGCCCTTCAATGAGTGGGGCTTTGTCGTTCTCAATAAAGGCAATGGCGGCGGCGTATTCGCCAACTCCAACCTGGAAGTGAAACGCGGTAAAGAAGTCATCGCCAAGCTCAAAGTGCGCAACGTGGAGCAAAACTCCGCCGTCGCCGACATCGTCCCCGGCACCTTCGCAGAAGGCACCCGCATTCACTACGGTGACCTCGTCGTCGCCTCTGCGGAGCCAGCCCCAGCTGCTGCCAAACCCGCCGCTCCAGGTGCTCCCGCAGCCCCAGGCGCACCTGCTGCTCCTGGCGCTCCAGCTCCCGCCCCTGGTGCACCTGCCGCCCCATCGGATCCATTTGCCGCAGGTGGCGGCATGGCCCCCGCTGCTCCGGCAGCTCCTGCCTCCGATCCCTTTGGTGCAGCTCCCGCCCCCGCAGCACCCGCTGGCGGCATGGCCCCTGCAGCGGACCCATTCGGTGCCGCTCCAGCAGCTCCTGCACCTGGCGCAGCACCCGCTGCACCTCCTGCTGGCGGTACTCCTGCCGCTCCCAGCACGGCAGACCCCTTTGGCGCAGCTCCTCCTGCGGCTAAATAATTCATCCCCCCGCGTCGCTACCTCTTTCGCAATCCCGTTTCCACGCCTCTCTCATGATCAAGGTCATTTTCATCCTCTCCATCATCGTCACCGGTGTCGCAGGCTTCTTCGCCTACAACAATGGCCGCGCCTTTGCTAACGTGCGCAATCAGGTCGCTGCCCTCAATGCCGAAATCCTCCGCGAAAAAGCTGCTGACGATGCACTTATCGCAGAAGGCAATAAACTGAGCAACCAAGTCAACACCCTCAAAGGCGAAGTCGAAGTCGAGGCAGAGCGTCTCAAGGCCAACAAAAACAAGCTCACACTCGCCGAAAGCGACCTGAAGACCGTCCAGGCCGACCTGGAAGATAAGACCAAGAAGAAAATAGATCTCGAAACCAAACTCGGCGGACTCCCCCAAGGTGTGAAGCCCGAAACGCTGGCTGAAGACATCAACCGCATGAAAAAGGAGCTGGCCGACTTTGAAGCCCAAGCCACCATGAAGGCCGAGGAAGTGAAGAAAGAAGACGCCAAGGTCGCCGAAGAAAACAAACGCCTCGCTGACGTGAATCAGAAGATCGCAGATCGCCAAAAGCTCTTTGAGCGTAACTCCCTCACTGCCCGTGTCGTCGCCGTGAACCCAGATTGGGGCTTCGTCGTCATCAATGCTGGTAAGAACGATGGCCTCAATGAGGCAACCAAACTCCTCGTCACCCGTGGCAAGCAGACCGTCGGCAAAGTTAGCGTCCTCTCCGTCCAGAATGGCACCGCAGTCGCAGGCATCGTCAATGACGCCATCGTCGGTGGCTCCCAGATCTCCCCTGGAGACCGTGTGATCCTCGAAAACCTCTCCCTCGGTCAGTAATTCTTTCTCGTCTGCTCACGTTTGAGTTTCCGTTATGAACTTGAAGCTCCACTCTTTGCTCCTCGCCCTCGTTGCGGCCTCTAGCCTCTCGTCTTGTGCCTCCGACGAGCCCAAACGCAAAAAAGTCGTAGGCCCCTCTGACGATGGCCTCAGCAAGCTCGCCTGGAATCGCCCCCGCTCATGGGAGGGCAACGCACGCTACGGCAATATGATGCCCGTCAGCCGCTGAAGAGAACGCCTCATCAGCAAAAAGCATGTCTAAAGCGGGCGTATATCCAGTATGCTGCGCTTTCTTTTCCTCTCACTCGTAGGTCTTGCTGGATTCACAACAGCTCATGCGGCCGCTGAAGAGCTGGTGCCGGGCATCTGGGTCTTTCCGAGCACCTGCAATACTTACCTGCTGCGGGATGGAGATGCGGCCTTGGTCATCGATCCGGGTGATGCGGCTTTTTTGGAGCAATTGCCCAAGCTGGGCATTCGCAAAATCGAGCAAATCTTGCTCACTGGCCACCACCGGGAGCTGCTCCAGGGCATCCACCGCATCGACCCCAATGTGCCTGTTGCCGCGCCGAAGGAGGAGCAGGCCTTTTTGGAAAACCCGACCGATTTCCGCAAATGGCGACCCAAAAACGGCGACAAATTCACCGTCCACGGCTCCAGCTACCTGCGCCCGCCTGCTCGCCCCGTCCAAGTCCAGCGTTGGCTGGCTAATGGCGATGTCATCGACTGGCATGGCCGGTCCATCCGCTGCATCAGCACACCGGGGCACTCCCCTGGCGGCATGAGCTTTGCCCTGGGCGATCAGCTCTTCCTCGGCGGCCTCATGCACGATGGCTCACGCATGACGAACTGGTTCGACACCGAGTGGGACTACGGTTTTGCTAAGGGACTCGATGCGCTGATTTCCTCCGTGGCCAAACTCACCGCTCTGAAGCCCGTGACCGCCTTCTCAGCGCAAGGACCACTCATCCGCGATGCCACGCGGCAGCTTCAGACCTACCACGATCGCCTCACTGCCTTCCGCCCCGACTACATCCGTGGCTACCCAGTTGAGACACTCGGCAAACGCGGCCCACACCCCGCTACCAAGCCCACAGCGGCGCAATACATCGTCCAGGTCACACCGCATCTCTACATGTTCGGCCCGGAGATGGCGGGGAAGAACTTCGCCATCCTCATCGCCGATAGCGGCCACGCCTTGCTGCTCGACTGCGGCCTTTTCCCACGACTCGTGCTGGAGCAAATCCTCCGCGACATGAAAAAACACCTCGGGCTCAAAAAAATCGACGCCTGCTGGATCAGCCACTCCCACGGCGACCACTTTACCCTGGCCGATGTGCTCAAAGAACACGGCGTGAAACTCTGGACCATGGACAGCATCGTGGACAAATGCCAGAACCCACGCGCCTACGACTTCCCCGCCATGATCACCAACTATGGCGTGCCCTTTGAAAGCGCCAAAATCGACCGCGTGCTCAAAGCAGGCGATGTCTTCGACTGGGAAGGCTACAAGCTGCACATCGACTGGATGCCCGGCCAGACCGAGTACGGCAATGCGCTGTGGCTGGAGCTCGATGGCAAAAAAGTCGTCTTTACCGGCGACAACCTCTTTGGCGACCCCGCCGATCCCGCACAAAACGGCCACGAATGCGTCGTCGCCCGCAACAGCGCCATCACCGAGGAAGGCTACCTCCACGCCGCGAACTACCTGAAGCAGCTCCAGCCCGACATCATCATGGGAGCCCACGGCGTGCTCATGACCGAGCCCGCCGCCTTCATCGACCGCTACCACGCCTGGGCCCTGCGCATCATCGCCCAATACAAACAGCTCCTCCCAGATAGCAGCTACGAATACGGTTACGATCCCTACTGGGTCAGCGCCTATCCCTACCGTGTCGATCTCACTCAAAGCGACACCCAGACCGTGCAGATCACCATCCGCAACTTCCGCGACCGACCGCAAACGCACCGCATCCAGCTCGCCATGCCCGCGGGCATCCCCGCCGAGCCCCCAGTGCTAAAAGGCACCATCCCCGCAAAAAGCCGCCAATCTTTCCCAGTGACCCTCCACGTCAAAAATCGTGAAAAACAGCCCGCCGGTGTCCAAATCGTGCCCTTTGACATCACTCTTGATCGCCAACACCACGGCCAGCTCTTCGACTTTTTGCTGATGACCAAGCCTGAGCCAGCAAAGCGCTGATCCAGTTTGCTTCAGGCCACAGACGCGGACCACGCACCAAAGAAAACGGACGCCTGGGTCACAGGCGTCCGTGTGGGAATCAGAGGTAGTGAAAACGAGCGGAGAATTACTTCTCAGTGGCTTCACCGGCCTGCAGCCAGCCAGAGATACCAGCGGAAAGGTGCTTCACGTTCGTGTAGCCAAGTTCGGAGGCCTTGTTGGCAGCGGCTTTGTAGGCGCTGCAGGAAGGACCACCGCAATAGGCGACGACCAGGGCACCCTTGTCAGAGGGGAGCTTGGAGGCGAGGTTGTCCTTTTCGGTGGCGAAGTTGATCGCTCCGGGGACGTGGCCACGGGTGTAGGAGGCAGCGCCGTTCACGTCGATGACGGTCACCTTCTTGTCGGCGATAGCCTGCTTCAGATCAGCGATGCTGATGTCTGGAAATTCAGCGGCCATCACGGAGCTGGCGAACATGGCGAGGACGAGGGCAAGGAGTTTCTTCATAGTGTTGTCGATCAGATTGGGTTGGATGTTATGGTTGTGGTGCCCGGTAGGTGCTGCCGGGCGGCAGGGGCTTCGTTCACCGAAGCAAATTCGTGAGTGTGCAGAGATCGTGCAAAGGATTTAACGTCACTCAGACGCTTCAGTTTGGAAAATATTCCTTACATGGCCAAATTTTTCTCAAGCTGTAGCTCTCACCGCCATTCCGCCACTTTTTAGAGGCAAACCCCTCATTCCGCGATAACAGAACCGCCCCCCTCTCGAAAAACCACCTTTTTGCCCATGCACTCCTCCCTTGAACTGAAACGCGAAGTCGATGCCATCCAGATCCCCAGCGGGGACAGCATCAAACTCCCGCTCGGGATGAAGGTCATCATCACCCAGTCCCTCGGTGGCACCTACACCGTCGCCACCGACTTTGGCCTCGCTCGCATCCAGGCACAGGACGCTGATGCGCTCGGCATGGACCCAGCCGCAGATAAGAAAGCTGAGGCCAGCACCTCCTCGAACGTCCCCACCGACGTCAGCGACCTCGAAGGCCAGGTCTGGAACCAACTCAAAAACGTCTATGACCCGGAAATCCCGGTCAATATCGTCGATCTCGGCCTCGTGTATGACTGCAAGGTCGAAGCCGATGCCGAAGGCAAAAACAAGGCCATCGTCAAAATGACCCTCACGGCCCCCGGCTGCGGCATGGGCCCCACCATCGCCGCCGATGCCCAGAGCCGCATCATGACCATCGAGGAGATGGACGACGCCGCCGTCGAACTCTGCTGGGACCCGCCTTGGAACAAAGACATGATCTCCATCGAGGGCAAAATGAAGCTCGGAATGATCTAATCAGGCAAAATCTAAAATCAGAAATCTAAAATCTAAAATTCGATGCAGTCCCTCTGGAACGACCAAGAAGCCGCCACATTCGGAACCGACCTCCTCGGCCAACGCGTTTACACCAGCCGCCTCCTCGGCAAAAACCCCGCCCTCGTGCTCCACGGCGGCGGCAACACCTCCGTCAAAATCACCGAGAAGGACTACTTCGGCGACAGCGTGGATATTTGCTACGTCAAAGGCTCCGGCTGGGATCTGGCGACCATCGAGCGAGAAGGCTTCGCACCTGTGCGCATGGCCGCGCTGCTGAAGATGGCCAAACTGCCCACCATGACCGATGAGGACATGGTCCTGCAGCAACGCGCCGCGATGACCAACCCCAATGCCCCCGCCGCCAGCATTGAGGCCATTTTGCACGCCATTCTGCCCTTCAAGTTCGTCGATCATAGCCACGCCAACGCCATCTCCGCCCTCACCTGCGCCACCGACGGCGAAAAACGCACTCAGGAGCTTTTTGGCAAAAAAGTGCTCGTTTTGCCCTATGTGATGCCTGGCTTCGTTTTGGCCAAACAGGTCTTCGAGGTGCTCCAGAAGACCGATCTGCGCAAAGAAGGCATCGAAGGCATCGTCCTCCTCAAACACGGCCTCTTCACCTTCGCCGACGACGCCAAAGCCAGCTACGAAAAGCACATCGAACTCGTCACCAAGGCTGAAGCCTACCTCGCCTCAAAATCCGCCAATCCAGTCACTCCGGTCAACGAAGTCAAAACCGACCTCCTCGCCCTCTCCAAGCTCCGCCAGCTTGTCTCCAAGACCCGCGGCTTCCCCCAAATCGCCCGCCTCAGCACCAGCGAGGCCGCTTTGACCTACTCAAGCCTGCCGAACATCGCCGATTGCGGCGCTCGCGGCCCCTTGACGCCCGATCACAGCATCCGCACGAAGCGCATCCCCGCCGTGCTCGGTGACGACCACGCCGCCAGCATCCAAACCTTCGCCGCGAACTACGAAAGCTACTTCAAAGCCCACGCAACGAATCAGACCATGCTCGACGCCGCCCCGCGCTTCGCCGTGTGGCCCGGAAATGGCATCGTGAGCTTTGGCGATACCTTGAAGGACGCCAAAATCGTCGCCGACATCGCCGAAAGCACCGCCGCCACCGTCGCCCTCGGCGAGCGCACCGGCGGCTGGGCACCGCTCAGCGAAAAAGACATCTTCGACATCGAATACTGGGACCTCGAACAGGCCAAACTCCGCAAAGGCCCCGCCCGCAAAGTGCATCAGGGCAAGGTCGCCCTCGTCACCGGCTGCGCCGCCGGCATCGGCTTCGCCATCGCTGAATCCTTGGCCGAGCAAGGTGCCCAAGTCGTCGGTCTCGACATCGACAAAGAAATCCCGCAGATCATGGCCAAGATCGGTGCCATCGGCATCGTCGTGAACCTCACCGAGGACCAGCCCGTGCAGGACGCCATCGACTTCACCGTCCGCGAGTTCGGCGGCATCGACATCGTCGTCAGCAACGCCGGCATCTTCCCCAAAAACGACGCCCTCGACGTCATGGCGCAGACCGATTGGGACCGCACGATCATGATCAACCTCACCAGCCATCAAAAGCTCATGAATAAGGTCATCCCCTTCGTGAAGCACAGCCCCGATGGCAGCATCATCTTCGTCGGCAGCCGCAACTTCAAAGCCCCCGGCCCCGGCGCCAGCGCCTACTCCTGCTCCAAGGCAGCCCTCACGCAGCTCTGCCGTGTCGCCGCCCTCGAGCTCGCCCCGTGGAAGATCCGCGTCAACATCGTCCACCCCGACGCCGTCTTCGACACCAAACTCTGGACCCCCGAAACCCTCGCCAAAAGCGCCGCCCGCTACAACATGACCATCGAGGAATACAAGACCAAAAACCTCATGAAAGTCGAGATCCGCTCCAAAGACATCGGCAACATGGTCGCCGCCATGGCCAGCCCGCTGTTCGCCAAAGTCACTGGTGCGCAGATTCCGGTGGATGGAGGTAATGACCGGGTGATTTAAAGTGGGTGAAAGAAAGAATGAACGTGCCCAACATGTCCCTTTTGAAGTGTTTCACCGAGGAAACAGCAGATGCTTAGTCTGCTGTAGAAGTAAGTTGTTGCCTTTCGGTAAAATAACCCAACTTAAACCAGCATGAGTGCACAGCATCATGCCACATCTTATCCCTCCAACCAGCGCAGCACATTCCAACTCGCTCGTGATTGGTCCAAGCTTCGTATCGGGCAGGTAGCTGCGGGGATGTTTTTCGTTCTATGCTTCCTTCCTGCATCCACATGGTTTTCCAAGAGCCTATGCCTGTTCCTTTGCGTCCTATTTCACGGTGAAAAGACGCCCGCTCAATGGTTGGTAAAAGCGTTCGGCGGACTTTGGAAAAGGCAATGACACCATCGCGCCAGCGTCGTGGAGTGCGGTGGCAAGCCTTGGCGCGACACCGCTGTCGCCAGCCGGACGGCATTCTCCGGCCTCATCGCCTTGTTCCCCTGCTCGACAGCTGCGGCGCGGATGCAAAGCACGCAGACCTACGCACCGCCCAGCTTCTTCACTTGGTTGGCGAGGCGTTTCATGAGGTTGCTGCATACGTTATCGCAGAGTTCCGTGATGCTCGGATCAGCGATGAAGCAGATCACGGTCAGGCCTTCTTTACGACGACCGACCATTCCAGCATCGACGAGGGACTGCACATGGCGTGAAACGTTCGCCTGGGTGAGTCCTGTGGCCTCGACGAGTTCGGTGATGTTTTGTTCACCGGCCGCTTCTAGGGCACGTAGGATTTTAAGCCGACTGGGTTCTGCAAGGGTGCGGAACCAAGAGGCAATGAGTGCCAATGCTTCATCCGTGACTTGGGGGAGCGGTTTCTTGGTGCGGGCAGTGGGCATAATCTAAAAAAGGGTTTGCGGAGTCAATCTATATGCGTATTGGCTCATATAGTTAATTATAAGAACAACATGAAACCCAGTTCGTCCACCAAAACCTTGTCGAGCTATCTCCCATGAGCACCAGCCGCTTTTTCATCCTCATCTCCGCACTGGCAGCATTGATCGCAGGCCTACAGATGAGCCGCCAGGGCTGCCCTGCCTGTGCAGTGCTGCCAAAATACCCGGAAGCCGCTCACACCAGCACATCGAACTCCACCACCCCAAATCCATGAAACTCGAAAATGCCATCCGTGCCCTCGCTGGCACCATGATCCTCGCTAGCCTAGCCCTCGCTCATTATGTGAATCCGAACTGGATCTGGCTGACCGTTTTTGTCGGCGCAAATCTGCTGCAATCTGCCTTCACCGGCTTTTGCCCAGCTGAGAATGTGCTGAGGAAACTCGGTGTCGGAAAAGGTGGGACTTCATGCTGTGGCTGACCCACACAAAACTCTGGCTAGCCACCTTGCTGTCGCGGCCTGTCGCCGCGCCCTCAGTCTTCTCATGATCCCATCCTCATCGAAATGAATCGCCTTTTACTCCCACTCCTGCTTCTGACTGCCTGTGGCAAACACGATGCGCCGCACAACGCTGCTGCCTCATTGCCGAGTGCGACGGTTCAGACACAACAGGCTGCATGGCTCCCACACACTGCCACGGAGGAAGTCGTCGGCACGGTGCGCTCAAAGCTACGCGCCGCTGTCGAGGCGAAAGTCAGTGGTCGCGTGCTTGAATACTCCGCAACGCCGGGCACTTTGGTGAAAACGGGCGATTTGCTCGCTCGGCTCGATGTGCAGGAGATTCAGGCGAAGGTCGATCAAGCCCGCGCGATGCTCGAACAGGCAAAACGCGAGTTTGATCGCCAAAAGTCGCTCATGACCAACAATGCGACCACGCGGCAGGAATTCGATGCAGCAGAGACTCGCGTGAAAATCGGCAACGGAGCTGTCAGCGAGGCCGAAACGATGATGAGCTACGCCAAAGTCACGGCACCTTTCGATGGCGTGATCACGCGAAAACTCGCCGATGTGGGTGATCTGGCCATGCCGGGCAAGCCACTGCTCGAAATCGAAGCGCCGACGGCGCTACGCTTTGAGGCGGATCTCCCCGAAGCGATCCTCGACCGTGTGAAGCTGGGTGCGAAGATGTCCGTGCGTCTCGCAAAGGTCGTGGAAGGCACGGTGAGCGAAATTTCGCCTGTAGCCGATCCTGTGAGCCGCACTTTCAGTGTGAAGCTCGATCTGCCGCAGTCCGATGGCCTGCGCACGGGCCAGTTTGGCCGTGTTTCAGTGCCCGTGGCAGAGGTGAAGCTGCTCCTCGTGCCACAAAGCGCCGTTTTGAAGCGTGGGCAGATGGAACTCATCTTTGTAGCCAAGGACGGCAAAGCCGCGCTGCGGCTCGTGAAGACGGGTAAAGTGCTGGAAGGTCGCGTGGAGGTGCTCTCCGGCCTGGAAGAAGGTGAACAGGTCATCGTGAGCGACACCTCAAAGCTCATCGACGGCCAACCCGTGACGATCCAGCCATGAGTGAGCCTTCAAGCAACCAGCTTGCCTCTCGGCATCGCAGGCCGAATCGCGGCGGCATTCATTGATTCCAAGCTGACGCCGCTTGTCGTCATCGCATCCGTCTTGCTCGGTGCGGCGGCGATCGTGCTGCTGCCGCGTGAAGAAGAGCCGCAGATCAAGGTGCCGATGGTCGATGTCATGGTCGCCATGCCTGGCTCCACCGCCAAGGAGATCGAGGA belongs to Verrucomicrobiaceae bacterium and includes:
- a CDS encoding MBL fold metallo-hydrolase, with the translated sequence MLRFLFLSLVGLAGFTTAHAAAEELVPGIWVFPSTCNTYLLRDGDAALVIDPGDAAFLEQLPKLGIRKIEQILLTGHHRELLQGIHRIDPNVPVAAPKEEQAFLENPTDFRKWRPKNGDKFTVHGSSYLRPPARPVQVQRWLANGDVIDWHGRSIRCISTPGHSPGGMSFALGDQLFLGGLMHDGSRMTNWFDTEWDYGFAKGLDALISSVAKLTALKPVTAFSAQGPLIRDATRQLQTYHDRLTAFRPDYIRGYPVETLGKRGPHPATKPTAAQYIVQVTPHLYMFGPEMAGKNFAILIADSGHALLLDCGLFPRLVLEQILRDMKKHLGLKKIDACWISHSHGDHFTLADVLKEHGVKLWTMDSIVDKCQNPRAYDFPAMITNYGVPFESAKIDRVLKAGDVFDWEGYKLHIDWMPGQTEYGNALWLELDGKKVVFTGDNLFGDPADPAQNGHECVVARNSAITEEGYLHAANYLKQLQPDIIMGAHGVLMTEPAAFIDRYHAWALRIIAQYKQLLPDSSYEYGYDPYWVSAYPYRVDLTQSDTQTVQITIRNFRDRPQTHRIQLAMPAGIPAEPPVLKGTIPAKSRQSFPVTLHVKNREKQPAGVQIVPFDITLDRQHHGQLFDFLLMTKPEPAKR
- a CDS encoding rhodanese-like domain-containing protein; translated protein: MKKLLALVLAMFASSVMAAEFPDISIADLKQAIADKKVTVIDVNGAASYTRGHVPGAINFATEKDNLASKLPSDKGALVVAYCGGPSCSAYKAAANKASELGYTNVKHLSAGISGWLQAGEATEK
- the sufT gene encoding putative Fe-S cluster assembly protein SufT, coding for MHSSLELKREVDAIQIPSGDSIKLPLGMKVIITQSLGGTYTVATDFGLARIQAQDADALGMDPAADKKAEASTSSNVPTDVSDLEGQVWNQLKNVYDPEIPVNIVDLGLVYDCKVEADAEGKNKAIVKMTLTAPGCGMGPTIAADAQSRIMTIEEMDDAAVELCWDPPWNKDMISIEGKMKLGMI
- a CDS encoding bifunctional aldolase/short-chain dehydrogenase, producing the protein MQSLWNDQEAATFGTDLLGQRVYTSRLLGKNPALVLHGGGNTSVKITEKDYFGDSVDICYVKGSGWDLATIEREGFAPVRMAALLKMAKLPTMTDEDMVLQQRAAMTNPNAPAASIEAILHAILPFKFVDHSHANAISALTCATDGEKRTQELFGKKVLVLPYVMPGFVLAKQVFEVLQKTDLRKEGIEGIVLLKHGLFTFADDAKASYEKHIELVTKAEAYLASKSANPVTPVNEVKTDLLALSKLRQLVSKTRGFPQIARLSTSEAALTYSSLPNIADCGARGPLTPDHSIRTKRIPAVLGDDHAASIQTFAANYESYFKAHATNQTMLDAAPRFAVWPGNGIVSFGDTLKDAKIVADIAESTAATVALGERTGGWAPLSEKDIFDIEYWDLEQAKLRKGPARKVHQGKVALVTGCAAGIGFAIAESLAEQGAQVVGLDIDKEIPQIMAKIGAIGIVVNLTEDQPVQDAIDFTVREFGGIDIVVSNAGIFPKNDALDVMAQTDWDRTIMINLTSHQKLMNKVIPFVKHSPDGSIIFVGSRNFKAPGPGASAYSCSKAALTQLCRVAALELAPWKIRVNIVHPDAVFDTKLWTPETLAKSAARYNMTIEEYKTKNLMKVEIRSKDIGNMVAAMASPLFAKVTGAQIPVDGGNDRVI
- a CDS encoding helix-turn-helix transcriptional regulator, with amino-acid sequence MPTARTKKPLPQVTDEALALIASWFRTLAEPSRLKILRALEAAGEQNITELVEATGLTQANVSRHVQSLVDAGMVGRRKEGLTVICFIADPSITELCDNVCSNLMKRLANQVKKLGGA
- a CDS encoding DUF2892 domain-containing protein, translating into MKLENAIRALAGTMILASLALAHYVNPNWIWLTVFVGANLLQSAFTGFCPAENVLRKLGVGKGGTSCCG
- a CDS encoding efflux RND transporter periplasmic adaptor subunit, whose amino-acid sequence is MNRLLLPLLLLTACGKHDAPHNAAASLPSATVQTQQAAWLPHTATEEVVGTVRSKLRAAVEAKVSGRVLEYSATPGTLVKTGDLLARLDVQEIQAKVDQARAMLEQAKREFDRQKSLMTNNATTRQEFDAAETRVKIGNGAVSEAETMMSYAKVTAPFDGVITRKLADVGDLAMPGKPLLEIEAPTALRFEADLPEAILDRVKLGAKMSVRLAKVVEGTVSEISPVADPVSRTFSVKLDLPQSDGLRTGQFGRVSVPVAEVKLLLVPQSAVLKRGQMELIFVAKDGKAALRLVKTGKVLEGRVEVLSGLEEGEQVIVSDTSKLIDGQPVTIQP